The following coding sequences are from one Plectropomus leopardus isolate mb chromosome 10, YSFRI_Pleo_2.0, whole genome shotgun sequence window:
- the LOC121949508 gene encoding trace amine-associated receptor 8a-like: protein MQTYNTAEFCFPNINTSCRKTRLDHSELIYSVLSCISLLTVSLNLLVIISISHFRQLHTTTNILLLSLAVTDFLVGLMQMPAEMLLLQGCWILGDLLCTAGFFLGFISINASTGNMVLISVDRYIAICDPMFYSTKVTLRRVQFCICVCWIFSAVHSSWIMRDLLKQPGRYNSCYGECVMVINYIEGAVDLCVSFFAPILVVVVLYVRIFVVAVSQARAMRSHVAAAAQQRSKTKTAKKSEMKAARTLGVVVVVFLMCFCPYYSFTIAAENNLISASTAASQIRLIYINSCLNPLIYAFFYPWFRKSIKFIVTGQILKPNSCNSSL from the exons ATGCAAACTTACAACACTGCT GAGTTCTGCTTTCCCAACATCAACACCTCCTGCAGGAAGACGAGACTCGATCACTCCGAGCTCATTTACAGTGTGCTGTCATGCATCTCTCTGCTCACTGTGTCTCTTAACCTGCTGGTCATCATCTCTATCTCCCACTTCAG GCAGCTCCACACCACCAccaacatcctcctcctctctctggctgtcaCAGACTTCCTTGTGGGTTTGATGCAGATGCCAGCTGAAATGCTCCTCTTACAAGGCTGTTGGATTTTGGGAGATCTACTATGTACAGCGGGTTTCTTTTTAGGTTTCATCTCTATCAATGCTTCAACAGGAAACATGGTGCTCATATCAGTCGACCGTTACATTGCCATTTGTGACCCCATGTTCTACTCCACCAAAGTCACTCTGAGAAGAGTTCAgttctgcatttgtgtgtgttggatatTTTCTGCCGTTCACAGCAGTTGGATAATGAGGGATTTATTGAAACAGCCAGGCAGGTATAATTCCTGTTATGGAGAGTGTGTAATGGTTATTAATTATATCGAAGGAGCTGTTGACCTTTGTGTGTCCTTTTTTGCCCCCATTCTTGTCGTCGTAGTTCTGTATGTCAGAATATTTGTGGTGGCTGTGTCTCAGGCTCGAGCCATGCGCTCTCACGTTGCAGCTGCCGCACAGCAGCgctcaaagacaaaaacagctaaGAAATCTGAGATGAAAGCAGCCAGGACACTTggtgttgttgtggttgtgtttcTTATGTGCTTTTGTCCTTATTATTCTTTCACCATTGCGGCTGAGAACAACTTGATTTCAGCATCAACTGCAGCCAGTCAGATTAGGCTGATTTATATAAACTCCTGCCTAAACCCTCTGATCTATGCCTTTTTCTATCCCTGGTTCAGAAAATCTATTAAATTCATTGTTACAGGTCAGATACTGAAGCCTAACTCCTGTAACAGTTCTCTCTGA
- the LOC121949483 gene encoding trace amine-associated receptor 13c-like, translating into MQTYNTAEFCFPNINTSCRKTRLDHSELIYSVLSCISLLTVSLNLLVIISISHFRQLHTTTNILLLSLAVTDFLVGLMQMPAEMLLLQGCWILGDLLCTAGFFLGFISINASTGNMVLISVDRYIAICDPMFYSTKVTLRRVQFCICVCWIFSAVHSSWIMRDLLKQPGRYNSCYGECVMVINYIEGAVDLCVSFFAPILVVVVLYVRIFVVAVSQARAMRSHVAAAAQQRSKTKTAKKSEMKAARTLGVVVVVFLLCFCPYYSFTVAAENNSIAASTAASQIWLMYINSCLNPLIYAFFYPWFRKSIKQIVTFQILKPDSSDTNIL; encoded by the exons ATGCAAACTTACAACACTGCT GAGTTCTGCTTTCCCAACATCAACACCTCCTGCAGGAAGACGAGACTCGATCACTCCGAGCTCATTTACAGTGTGCTGTCATGCATCTCTCTGCTCACTGTGTCTCTTAACCTGCTGGTCATCATCTCTATCTCCCACTTCAG GCAGCTCCACACCACCAccaacatcctcctcctctctctggctgtcaCAGACTTCCTTGTGGGTTTGATGCAGATGCCAGCTGAAATGCTCCTCTTACAAGGCTGTTGGATTTTGGGAGATCTACTATGTACAGCGGGTTTCTTTTTAGGTTTCATCTCTATCAATGCTTCAACAGGAAACATGGTGCTCATATCAGTCGACCGTTACATTGCCATTTGTGACCCCATGTTCTACTCCACCAAAGTCACTCTGAGAAGAGTTCAgttctgcatttgtgtgtgttggatatTTTCTGCCGTTCACAGCAGTTGGATAATGAGGGATTTATTGAAACAGCCAGGCAGGTATAATTCCTGTTATGGAGAGTGTGTAATGGTTATTAATTATATCGAAGGAGCTGTTGACCTTTGTGTGTCCTTTTTTGCCCCCATTCTTGTCGTCGTAGTTCTGTATGTCAGAATATTTGTGGTGGCTGTGTCTCAGGCTCGAGCCATGCGCTCTCACGTTGCAGCTGCCGCACAGCAGCgctcaaagacaaaaacagctaaGAAATCTGAGATGAAAGCAGCCAGGACACTTggtgttgttgtggttgtgtttcTTCTGTGCTTTTGTCCTTATTATTCTTTCACCGTTGCGGCTGAGAACAACTCGATTGCAGCATCAACTGCAGCCAGTCAGATTTGGCTGATGTATATAAACTCCTGTCTAAACCCTCTGATCTATGCCTTTTTCTATCCCTGGTTCAGAAAATCTATTAAACAAATTGTTACATTTCAGATACTGAAGCCTGACTCCTCTGACACTAACATATTGTAG